From a single Glycine soja cultivar W05 chromosome 19, ASM419377v2, whole genome shotgun sequence genomic region:
- the LOC114399861 gene encoding transcription factor CYCLOIDEA-like — translation MFPYSSNPYPSFPSSSSSSYPPFPFLNLENASASNTLLHDPLSVPYIPTHHHNPSSIQEALNNLPVTDHNCGGGGGSAMTKPDSNGGGAPHYGISCFLTKKPPKKDRHSKIYTSQGLRDRRVRLSIAIARKFFDLQDMLGFDKASNTLEWLFNKSKRAIKELARSKHSNNNSDEGAKSFSSSSDCDDDCEVVSEIKQKQQQLITCDAATTQHNLQQGLDSGDNKSPTTLVAARERMKLKRTQKEPAKIKESREKARARARERTSNKIIMCNVNTNNNNTGRRVQQQDLKKKCPAIENNHSQIMHQSSSSPTHNLVGNETPRDDFNVIEESIVIKRKLKPSLMSSSHHHHHHHQSLMIPKEPPSFNNCEYHPFSNLSPNWDANGSTGRSNFCAVASMNLSTGLQIFGKSWEECINPR, via the exons atGTTCCCTTACAGTTCCAACCCCTACCCTTCCTtcccttcatcatcttcttcttcataccctccttttccttttctcaacCTTGAGAATGCTTCTGCAAGCAACACCCTTCTTCATGATCCACTTTCTGTGCCTTACATACCAACTCATCATCATAACCCTTCAAGCATCCAAGAAGCACTGAACAATTTGCCAGTCACAGATCATAACtgtggcggtggtggtggttCTGCAATGACCAAACCTGACTCTAATGGTGGTGGTGCTCCTCACTATGGCATTTCTTGTTTCCTCACAAAGAAGCCACCTAAGAAAGACAGGCACAGCAAGATTTACACCTCTCAGGGCTTGAGGGACCGAAGGGTGAGGTTGTCCATTGCGATTGCTCGCAAGTTCTTTGATCTTCAAGACATGCTAGGGTTTGACAAAGCCAGTAACACCCTTGAGTGGCTCTTCAACAAGTCCAAGAGAGCAATTAAGGAGCTTGCAAGGAGCAAgcacagcaacaacaacagtgaTGAAGGAGCCAAGAGCTTCTCTTCTTCATCTGATTGTGACGATGACTGTGAAGTGGTTTCTGAGATCAAGCAGAAACAACAACAACTCATCACTTGTGATGCTGCTACTACTCAACACAACCTGCAACAAGGGTTGGATTCAGGTGATAACAAGTCACCAACAACATTGGTGGCTGCAAGGGAGAGGATGAAGTTGAAGAGGACACAGAAGGAACCTGCAAAGATAAAGGAGTCAAGGGAGAAAGCAAGAGCAAGAGCAAGGGAAAGGACTAGTAACAAGATTATTATGTGCAATGTtaacaccaacaacaacaacacaggAAGGAGGGTGCAACAACAAGACTTGAAGAAAAAGTGCCCTGCAATTGAAAACAACCATTCTCAAATCATGCATCAATCAAGTTCATCACCTACTCACAACCTTGTGGGAAATGAAACACCTAGAGATGACTTCAACGTTATCGAGGAATCCATTGTGATCAAGAGAAAGTTGAAGCCATCTTTGATGTCCTcttctcatcatcatcatcatcatcaccaaaGCCTTATGATCCCTAAGGAACCACCAAGCTTCAACAACTGTGAGTACCACCCCTTCTCCAATTTGTCTCCAAATTGGGATGCTAATGGATCCACTGGCCGCTCCAACTTCTGTGCCGTAGCTAGCATGAATCTATCCACAG GGCTTCAAATCTTTGGAAAGTCTTGGGAGGAGTGCATCAATCCACGTTAA
- the LOC114398397 gene encoding nitrate regulatory gene2 protein-like: MCMWRSMYECHQVQKHIVQQLEYLNTIPSKNPTSEIHKQSTLQLELEVQQWHQSFCNLFKAHHDYIQSLTGWLRLTLFQFSKTPINRTPEESKIYTLCEEWHLAVDRIPDKVASEGIKILLTVIHAIALQQAKEQKQKKKSDSTFKELEKKVVQLRSLECKYGPYSMPESSGSLRTRDPITEKRTKVDALKAKADEEKSKYNKSVSVTRAMTLNNLQMGCPHVFQGIVGFSSVCMEVFESVYNKAKASEQEHDVKRILP, encoded by the coding sequence ATGTGCATGTGGAGAAGCATGTATGAGTGTCACCAAGTCCAAAAGCACATAGTTCAGCAGCTAGAGTACCTCAACACCATACCATCAAAAAACCCTACATCTGAGATTCACAAACAATCAACTCTTCAGCTGGAGCTTGAAGTACAGCAGTGGCACCAATCCTTCTGCAACCTCTTCAAGGCCCACCACGACTACATCCAATCCCTCACAGGTTGGCTAAGGCTCACCCTTTTCCAGTTCAGCAAAACCCCTATAAACCGAACCCCCGAGGAGTCTAAGATATACACCCTTTGTGAAGAATGGCACCTCGCCGTCGACCGCATTCCGGACAAGGTAGCATCCGAAGGAATAAAAATCTTGTTGACAGTTATTCATGCCATTGCACTGCAACAGGCAAAGGAGCAGAAACAGAAAAAGAAGTCAGATTCCACATTCAAAGAGCTCGAGAAGAAGGTGGTTCAGCTGCGATCCTTGGAGTGCAAGTATGGTCCATACTCCATGCCAGAATCATCTGGCAGCTTGAGAACCAGGGACCCGATCACCGAGAAGCGCACTAAGGTGGATGCCTTGAAAGCAAAGGCAGACGAAGAGAAGAGCAAATACAACAAGTCAGTGAGTGTAACGAGGGCAATGACACTGAACAACTTGCAAATGGGTTGCCCTCATGTGTTTCAAGGGATTGTGGGGTTTTCAAGTGTGTGCATGGAGGTTTTTGAGTCTGTATACAACAAAGCCAAAGCTTCTGAACAGGAGCATGACGTGAAGAGAATATTACCATAA